A genomic stretch from Desulfotignum balticum DSM 7044 includes:
- a CDS encoding CBS domain-containing protein: MEKKIQVLIVDDEVRFARNVSRLLDTGRFDVSVAHNGLDALDVMHKIRPDVVVLDIRMPEMDGIETLLAMKNLNPEIQVIILTGHADVETGIMAIREGAFDYLFKPCDMELLKEKILEAATAKQIQRRPVLWPRRMVKEITNAAFIPLDITDNLNKALDIFNAMGPGGIREELHVTDIKDRLRGVVSRNQLIREAEKMYPERHIVWSDLAQNPRWLPEKKVSDVMKPPAGISAHPDEPLHQVAHKMIDKHLRCLPVMADKRFMGIIRLNDILFHISLGHENRKPGYEEA, translated from the coding sequence ATGGAAAAAAAAATTCAGGTACTGATCGTGGATGACGAGGTCCGGTTTGCCAGAAATGTTTCAAGGCTGCTGGACACCGGCCGGTTTGACGTCTCTGTGGCACACAATGGACTGGATGCCCTCGATGTGATGCACAAAATCCGGCCGGATGTGGTGGTGCTGGACATCCGCATGCCGGAAATGGACGGCATCGAAACCCTTTTGGCGATGAAGAACCTGAATCCGGAAATACAGGTGATCATTCTCACGGGTCATGCCGATGTGGAAACCGGTATTATGGCCATTCGAGAAGGGGCTTTTGATTATCTGTTCAAGCCCTGTGACATGGAACTATTGAAGGAAAAAATTCTTGAAGCAGCAACAGCCAAACAGATCCAGCGCCGCCCGGTACTCTGGCCCAGGCGCATGGTCAAGGAGATCACCAATGCAGCGTTTATCCCGCTGGACATCACCGATAATTTAAATAAAGCCCTGGACATATTCAATGCCATGGGACCCGGAGGCATCCGGGAAGAACTGCATGTAACGGACATCAAGGACCGGTTGCGGGGGGTTGTTTCAAGAAACCAGCTGATCCGGGAAGCGGAAAAAATGTATCCGGAACGACACATTGTCTGGTCCGATCTGGCCCAAAACCCCCGGTGGCTGCCCGAAAAAAAGGTGTCGGATGTCATGAAACCGCCGGCGGGCATATCGGCCCACCCGGACGAACCGCTTCACCAGGTGGCTCATAAAATGATCGATAAACACCTCCGGTGTCTGCCCGTGATGGCGGATAAACGGTTTATGGGAATCATCCGCCTGAATGATATTCTGTTTCATATATCGCTGGGGCATGAAAACAGGAAGCCGGGATATGAAGAGGCATAA
- a CDS encoding CBS domain-containing protein codes for MESCKVKTVLMPFSSGVSLDYAVTPEDRLTHAVQLMLLYGINRIAVVKNGHPMGIVRLDDALEKLGLKKYV; via the coding sequence ATGGAATCATGCAAAGTCAAAACCGTTCTGATGCCTTTCTCATCCGGCGTGAGCCTGGATTATGCGGTCACCCCGGAAGACAGGCTGACCCATGCCGTGCAGTTGATGCTGCTTTACGGGATCAACCGCATTGCCGTGGTCAAAAACGGGCATCCCATGGGCATCGTCCGCCTGGATGATGCCCTGGAAAAACTGGGGTTGAAAAAATATGTCTAA
- a CDS encoding sodium:calcium antiporter, with translation MEELLLRVVPGLPTLVLLIVIGVCILLLSKGADWAIDGVVALARRTGLPRIVIGATIVSLGTTLPEAFVSVMAAWTGNPGLALGNAVGSIIADTGLILGVACVMTRVPMNKFILQRTGWVQVGSATLLVVIALISLWIMPEPVIKRGIGFLFLGLLALYMYATYSWAKSGGNQAMDGEAEDESDEMGIPKSFLMIFGGLFLVILGARVLIPCASECAVRVGVPQDVIAATLVAFGTSLPELMTAFAAIRKGHPEIMVGNVVGADVLNCLFVIGASASATPLAIPENFFLFHFPVMLLILWSFRAFIAMQNKKGYFERWQGGWLLGIYLIYVVLQYALNVNIPH, from the coding sequence ATGGAAGAATTGCTTTTACGTGTTGTCCCGGGATTACCCACCTTGGTGCTGCTGATCGTTATCGGCGTGTGTATTCTGCTGTTGTCCAAGGGGGCGGACTGGGCCATTGACGGGGTAGTAGCCCTGGCCCGGCGGACCGGGCTTCCCCGGATCGTTATCGGTGCCACCATCGTTTCATTGGGAACCACCCTGCCGGAAGCATTTGTTTCGGTCATGGCGGCCTGGACCGGCAACCCCGGCCTGGCTTTGGGCAATGCCGTGGGATCCATCATTGCAGACACCGGCCTGATTCTCGGGGTTGCCTGTGTCATGACCCGGGTGCCCATGAACAAATTTATTTTGCAGCGCACCGGCTGGGTCCAGGTGGGTTCGGCCACACTGCTGGTGGTTATTGCGTTGATATCCCTGTGGATCATGCCCGAACCGGTGATCAAGCGGGGAATCGGATTTCTGTTTCTGGGCCTGCTGGCTCTGTATATGTATGCCACCTACTCCTGGGCCAAATCCGGTGGAAACCAGGCCATGGATGGCGAAGCAGAGGATGAGTCGGATGAGATGGGGATACCCAAGTCTTTTCTTATGATTTTCGGTGGGCTGTTTCTGGTGATTCTGGGTGCCCGGGTTCTGATTCCCTGCGCTTCGGAATGTGCCGTGCGTGTGGGCGTACCCCAGGATGTCATTGCCGCCACCCTGGTGGCATTCGGCACCTCGCTGCCGGAACTGATGACCGCGTTTGCCGCCATCCGCAAAGGCCATCCGGAAATCATGGTGGGCAATGTCGTGGGTGCGGACGTGCTCAACTGCCTGTTTGTCATCGGCGCATCCGCTTCCGCCACGCCGCTGGCTATCCCTGAAAATTTCTTTCTCTTCCATTTTCCGGTGATGCTGCTGATTCTCTGGTCGTTCCGTGCATTTATCGCCATGCAGAATAAAAAGGGATATTTTGAACGGTGGCAGGGGGGATGGCTGCTGGGGATCTATTTGATTTATGTGGTTCTCCAGTATGCCCTGAATGTGAATATCCCGCATTAG
- a CDS encoding sulfite exporter TauE/SafE family protein, whose translation MGANEKTKRTGFEIQEELEATKTTIMERLIPGKRQIIGFLSGIVPLFIMFLVGCWLAGNPFEATWRASESGYNIAHGLVGTNQWHIIWYVVLVGLFFEFMDASAGMGFGTVMSPVLMSLGFTPLQVVPVIMIQQASAGLIGAFLHREFENVEWKWNPMSETIKLWLLISILGVAAVITSIIGVYGIFKTAKVWIKLYVVILLVMMGAVALYQAYQQHKGKKRPYRFKRMGFFAFLAGFNKGIGGGGYGPVITVGGLISGVPVKSQLAVTAICEGTVSTVAAILWFTMLGSGMKIDFLLLPTMMITAIGGGILAPYATRVFPQKFWTYTVPVYCLIVAVICIWKLWPSLSKALGLM comes from the coding sequence ATGGGTGCCAACGAAAAAACAAAAAGAACCGGGTTTGAAATCCAGGAGGAGCTTGAAGCCACCAAAACAACCATCATGGAGCGGTTGATACCTGGAAAACGGCAAATCATCGGATTTTTATCGGGAATCGTCCCCTTGTTCATCATGTTTCTGGTCGGCTGCTGGCTGGCCGGCAACCCGTTTGAAGCGACCTGGCGGGCATCTGAATCAGGGTATAATATTGCCCACGGACTGGTGGGCACCAACCAGTGGCATATTATCTGGTATGTGGTGTTGGTGGGCCTGTTTTTTGAATTCATGGATGCCTCGGCCGGCATGGGGTTCGGCACGGTCATGAGCCCCGTGCTCATGTCTCTGGGGTTTACCCCCTTGCAGGTGGTGCCGGTCATCATGATTCAGCAGGCTTCCGCCGGCCTGATCGGGGCATTTCTGCACCGGGAGTTTGAAAACGTGGAATGGAAATGGAATCCCATGTCGGAAACCATTAAATTGTGGCTGCTGATTTCCATTCTGGGCGTAGCAGCAGTTATTACGTCAATCATTGGGGTCTATGGCATATTCAAAACCGCAAAAGTCTGGATCAAGCTCTATGTCGTGATCCTGCTGGTGATGATGGGCGCTGTTGCATTATACCAGGCGTACCAGCAGCACAAGGGCAAAAAAAGGCCGTATCGATTCAAACGAATGGGATTTTTCGCTTTTCTGGCGGGTTTCAACAAGGGGATCGGCGGCGGCGGATATGGTCCGGTGATCACTGTCGGGGGATTGATTTCAGGTGTTCCCGTTAAATCCCAGCTGGCCGTGACGGCCATCTGTGAAGGCACTGTCAGTACCGTGGCCGCCATTCTCTGGTTCACCATGCTGGGGTCCGGCATGAAAATTGATTTTCTGCTGCTGCCCACCATGATGATCACGGCCATCGGCGGCGGTATTCTGGCGCCCTATGCCACCCGGGTGTTTCCCCAGAAATTCTGGACTTACACCGTACCGGTATACTGCCTGATCGTCGCGGTCATCTGTATCTGGAAACTCTGGCCGTCTCTGAGCAAGGCCCTGGGGCTCATGTAA
- a CDS encoding sigma-54-dependent transcriptional regulator produces the protein MSLKILVVDDEKDILALLSRYITEDTDYQVQTENDPVEALAVFKQKRFDLVIMDLKMPKMGGLDLLRQIKNIQPDTSAIIMTAYATIETAVEAIQEGAYDYITKPFRRERILLTIDKALQWRRMIFENMALREELVHKDATRPLIGSSNAIRSVIQEIKQVAPTTATVLITGPSGTGKELAARAIHQFSLRKDFPMITVNCTAISENVIESELFGHVKGAFTGAWKDKKGLMEEADGSTLFLDEIGDLNLSMQTKLLRLLQEGEYKPVGSTRTRHADIRFVAATNHDLETDIKNGMFREDLFYRLNVICLDMPGLDRRPEDIPLLAQHFIKKYALLYQKDITQISESALKHLKAHSFSGNVRELENLIERGVIFCRTTALEPEDIFPGAGVPTDIPSSETSRDILEMPFREAKEAALALFYNQYIKNALTHSSGNISRAAEKAGIQRQYLHRLIKETGLDAEGFKLSL, from the coding sequence ATGTCATTGAAGATTCTTGTTGTGGATGATGAAAAAGACATTCTGGCCCTGCTTTCCAGATACATCACTGAAGATACCGATTATCAGGTCCAGACTGAAAACGATCCCGTGGAGGCATTGGCAGTATTTAAACAGAAACGGTTCGACCTGGTGATCATGGATTTAAAAATGCCGAAAATGGGGGGCCTTGATCTCTTACGTCAGATCAAGAACATTCAGCCCGACACATCGGCCATTATCATGACCGCCTATGCCACTATTGAAACTGCGGTGGAAGCGATCCAGGAAGGGGCGTATGATTACATCACCAAGCCTTTCCGCCGGGAACGGATTCTGTTGACCATTGACAAAGCCCTGCAATGGCGGCGGATGATTTTTGAAAACATGGCCTTAAGGGAAGAACTGGTTCACAAGGATGCCACCCGGCCCCTCATCGGATCGTCCAATGCCATCAGATCCGTTATCCAGGAAATCAAACAGGTGGCCCCCACCACGGCCACGGTGCTCATCACCGGGCCGAGCGGAACCGGAAAAGAGCTGGCAGCCCGGGCCATCCACCAGTTCAGCCTGCGCAAAGACTTTCCCATGATCACGGTCAACTGTACGGCCATTTCAGAAAACGTGATTGAAAGCGAATTGTTCGGCCATGTCAAAGGGGCTTTTACCGGGGCCTGGAAGGACAAGAAAGGCCTGATGGAGGAAGCGGACGGCAGCACCCTGTTTCTGGATGAAATCGGGGATTTGAATCTTTCCATGCAGACCAAATTGCTGCGCCTTCTCCAGGAAGGAGAATATAAACCCGTGGGCAGCACCCGCACCCGGCATGCGGACATCCGGTTCGTGGCAGCCACCAACCATGATCTGGAAACAGACATAAAAAACGGGATGTTCAGAGAAGATCTGTTTTACCGGCTCAATGTGATCTGTCTGGACATGCCCGGCCTGGACCGGCGGCCGGAGGACATCCCTTTGCTTGCCCAACATTTTATAAAAAAATATGCCCTGTTGTATCAGAAAGATATCACACAGATATCGGAATCCGCGCTGAAACACCTGAAAGCGCATTCCTTTTCCGGCAATGTTCGGGAGCTGGAAAACCTGATTGAACGGGGGGTTATTTTCTGCCGCACCACAGCCCTTGAACCGGAGGATATTTTTCCGGGTGCCGGGGTGCCGACTGACATCCCATCCAGTGAGACGTCCAGAGATATTCTTGAAATGCCGTTCCGGGAAGCCAAAGAAGCGGCGTTGGCCCTGTTTTACAATCAATATATCAAAAACGCGCTCACACACAGCAGCGGCAACATCAGCCGGGCCGCTGAAAAGGCGGGGATCCAGCGCCAGTATCTTCACCGCCTCATAAAGGAAACGGGCCTGGATGCGGAAGGTTTCAAACTTTCCTTATGA
- a CDS encoding histone deacetylase family protein, protein MIRNQDLAHAIENISHRDPEIGYGLSELLAAGRIRIPVDSGSLGEDPCFLFEDNRVFVRKVSFFNHGIAPVEERLVLQYGKAAEKHRIEETPSPGDFFAAATRIHLAGIFCLVNFELFSAVSRLKKKIRAAGSGTDLENILNARLKILQQMLQEPPASFGMSLSLKEPLYFIEMQQSVDCHFVLFPFSYAALGQLAQLNLEFFHLRFVLDLFVSGASHHLFAAVSQGKITGMMYLVEKKRLFYSGLEIHYVATVNGLPLDEQTLDYPRIRGTGTFLMAGAWLLWKSRFPRASEIVLDAEIGADRFYDTIGFDFRPPYGYLLKHPKDKLLLYIVGMAMNCETLPEPLHTAVVQCIKRQIALLKKSIPADHPRRKVAVLTISTCNQGGKNQGLAQIVQQLVSRNSRRIPEAGMLLQVLAQDNADRSRHILVKGASMIWVVSDPVFDQHLEGIFHMENRKRTRALASILANDPFSDRIIPVQPRAATEQELAWVHLPEYIVKIAETTGKKLTSLDPDTQTTPQSYAVARLAAGSVFSLIDAVYNDPLHRSGIACIRPPGHHAEPDRAMGFCLFNNVALGAAYLQHRYKAKRILIVDVDIHHGNGIQKAFYDSPEVLYFSTHQFPCYPGTGKLSEIGTGAGKGYTINVPLPKGRDDKDYAGILHFLLTPVAAQFQPDMILVALGFDLFEQDPLGQMNVTPDGYALIIHMLKQLAETVCNGRIIFVLEGGYSIKGIRECGLRVLQELVDLPTLSPEKIRRMTPEKPGSLPELKKAMDLHRAFWPSIP, encoded by the coding sequence ATGATCCGGAATCAAGATCTGGCGCATGCCATTGAAAACATATCCCACCGGGATCCGGAAATCGGATATGGCCTTTCCGAGCTGCTGGCTGCCGGCCGCATCCGGATTCCGGTGGATTCCGGCAGTCTTGGGGAAGACCCCTGTTTTCTGTTTGAAGATAACCGGGTGTTTGTCCGGAAGGTGAGTTTTTTCAACCATGGCATTGCCCCGGTAGAAGAAAGACTGGTGCTCCAATACGGAAAAGCGGCTGAAAAACACCGGATTGAAGAAACCCCCTCTCCCGGGGATTTTTTCGCCGCAGCCACCCGGATTCATCTGGCCGGCATCTTCTGCCTGGTGAATTTTGAACTCTTCAGTGCCGTTTCCAGGCTCAAAAAAAAAATCCGGGCCGCCGGCAGCGGCACAGACCTTGAGAATATCCTGAATGCCCGGCTTAAAATCCTTCAGCAGATGTTACAGGAACCGCCCGCAAGCTTTGGAATGTCGCTTTCTTTGAAGGAACCGCTGTATTTCATTGAAATGCAGCAATCCGTTGACTGTCATTTTGTTTTGTTTCCCTTTTCCTACGCTGCCCTGGGACAGCTGGCACAGCTGAACCTGGAGTTCTTCCATTTACGGTTTGTTCTGGACCTGTTTGTTTCGGGCGCCTCCCACCATCTTTTTGCCGCTGTCAGCCAGGGAAAAATCACAGGGATGATGTATCTTGTGGAAAAAAAACGATTGTTCTACTCGGGGCTGGAAATCCATTATGTGGCCACGGTCAACGGGCTCCCCCTGGATGAACAGACCCTTGATTACCCCAGGATCCGGGGAACCGGCACTTTTTTGATGGCCGGGGCATGGCTCTTGTGGAAAAGCCGGTTTCCCCGGGCATCGGAAATCGTTCTGGATGCGGAAATCGGGGCCGATCGGTTTTATGACACCATCGGATTTGATTTCCGGCCGCCTTATGGATACCTGCTCAAACACCCGAAAGACAAACTGCTGCTGTATATTGTCGGCATGGCCATGAACTGTGAAACACTGCCAGAACCATTGCATACGGCAGTGGTTCAGTGCATCAAACGGCAAATTGCCTTACTGAAAAAATCCATCCCGGCTGATCATCCCAGGCGGAAAGTCGCCGTTCTGACGATTTCCACCTGTAATCAGGGCGGAAAAAACCAGGGCCTGGCACAGATTGTCCAGCAGTTGGTCTCCCGGAACAGCCGCCGCATCCCTGAAGCCGGAATGCTGTTGCAGGTGCTGGCCCAGGATAATGCCGACCGGTCCAGACACATTCTGGTGAAAGGGGCCAGCATGATCTGGGTGGTCAGTGATCCCGTGTTTGACCAGCACCTGGAAGGCATCTTTCATATGGAAAACCGGAAACGGACCCGGGCCCTGGCATCCATACTGGCAAACGACCCGTTTTCAGACCGGATCATTCCGGTTCAACCCAGGGCCGCCACGGAGCAGGAACTGGCCTGGGTTCATCTGCCGGAATATATTGTCAAAATTGCTGAAACCACCGGAAAAAAACTGACTTCCCTGGACCCGGACACCCAGACCACACCCCAGTCCTATGCCGTGGCCAGACTGGCCGCCGGCAGTGTGTTCAGTCTCATCGATGCCGTGTACAACGATCCTTTGCACCGCAGCGGCATCGCCTGCATCCGTCCCCCGGGCCATCATGCCGAACCTGACCGGGCCATGGGGTTCTGCCTGTTCAATAACGTGGCGCTGGGAGCGGCTTACCTCCAGCATCGGTACAAGGCAAAACGCATTCTGATCGTGGATGTGGATATTCATCATGGCAACGGCATCCAGAAAGCCTTTTATGACAGCCCGGAAGTGCTGTATTTTTCCACCCACCAGTTTCCCTGCTACCCGGGCACCGGAAAACTGTCGGAAATCGGAACGGGTGCCGGAAAAGGATACACCATCAATGTCCCGCTGCCAAAAGGCAGAGATGACAAGGACTATGCCGGCATTCTCCATTTTCTGTTAACCCCGGTGGCCGCACAGTTTCAACCGGACATGATCCTGGTGGCCTTAGGGTTTGATCTCTTTGAGCAGGACCCGCTGGGACAGATGAATGTCACGCCGGACGGATATGCCCTGATAATCCACATGCTCAAGCAGCTGGCAGAAACAGTCTGCAATGGACGAATCATTTTTGTGCTGGAAGGCGGATACAGCATCAAAGGCATCCGGGAATGCGGGCTGCGGGTACTCCAGGAACTGGTGGACCTGCCCACCCTGAGCCCGGAAAAAATCCGCCGCATGACCCCGGAAAAACCCGGCAGCCTGCCGGAGCTGAAAAAAGCCATGGACCTGCACAGAGCTTTCTGGCCGTCCATTCCCTGA